The nucleotide sequence ACGGCGCCGCTGCCGGCGGTCGCCCTCCACGCGGTCGAGTGGCTGCGGCACATGGCTGCCACGGCGCCCCTGGGCACGCTGCCGATGCTGGCCGGCCGGCTCATGGCCTTGGTGCAGTTCGGGTCCTGCATGCCCCGTGCGGCACACCTCCGCGACCTGCGCCGCCAGGCGAGTGCCGCGGGGGGCCGAAACGCACCCGATCGTGAGCGCACGATCCGGATCGACGCCCCGCACCCGAGGCCGTCCGAGCCGCGGCGTCAGGAGCCGCCGACGCCGCTGCGCCGGAGTGCCTAGCACGCGCCGCAGCCGTCCGACCGCGGATTGAGCGTTGTCGTCCCGGATGAGATGCGCCGTTTTCGGCAGGCCCGTGGCATCCTGTTGCCGGGAGCGGGCCGATGCTACACTCCGAGTGTCGCGTTCGCTCCCGTAGCTCAATTGGATAGAGCGTCAGCCTCCGGAGCTGAAGGTTACAGGTTCGATCCCTGTCGGGAGTATTTGAGTTTCTGCCGTGAGAAGCCTTGTTTTCATGGCTTTTCGCTTCGTCTGGCCATCGGCGGCACAGCCTGCGTTTCCGTCAGAATCCGACCGTTTCCGACCCCTTCCGGCAGAAAAGGGTGTAACGGGAGGTGTAACGGCGCCACCCCCGTCGGTCCCCGTCGCCCTCCCCTCCGCAGGGGTCGAGTCGGCGGCCGGCAGGGACGGTAGGGCGGCAAGTGCCCCCGCCACGTCCAGAAGCCGCGGGTCGGTGTAGTGCTGCATCGTGAGGTCGAGCGACGAGTGGCGGAGGGCTGCTTGGGCCACCCGCGGGGCCACGCCCGCCGCGACGAGGTGAGACGCGAACGTATGCCGCAACGCGTGAACGTCCACGGTGCGGCCCCGATCATCCCGTTTCGGGATGCCGGCCGCGGCCATATCGCGGTCGAGAATCTTCACGAGGGCCACGGGAACGTCGAATAGGGGGGCGTCCCCGGGAATCGACACGGTGCCCGCGATCCCGACCCGCGCCCGGCAAACCCCGTCGGCCCGCTCGTCGATCCACGCCCGCAGCTCCGCGGCCACGTCGGGCCGCAGAGGCATCGTCGCGCGCTGGCCATTCTTCGCGACCGCCCCCGGCAGAACGAGTATGGGCTGCGGGTCGTCGAGCCGAACGTCGGCAACGGTCAGCGCGGCCAGCTCGCCCCTGCGTAGGCCGGTCGTCACGAGCGTCGCGTAGACCATCGCCCGCTCGCGGCCGGCCCGCTCCAGCCGCGCGAGCACGTCGGGCCGCAGCCGCCCCCGCCCACGCTCCACCGCCGCCGCGAGGTCGTCGAACGTGAGCGGCGAGCGTTTCCACGTCGCCCGGGAGCCCCGGGGTCGGCCGTGATCGACGACCCGGATCGTCTGCCGGCCAAACTCCGCCACGGGCCGCAGGCGGGCCACCGTGAGCAGCCGCCGCAGCTCGTCACCCGTGAGGGCTCGCCGCTGGCGGCGCACGTCGTCGGCTTCGTCCAGCGGCCGCAGTCGGGCGAAGGGGTTGGAACCGAGACGGCCTTCCCCAACGAGCCAGTTTCCCCACGCGGTGAGCGACTTGAGCTTGGCATTGACCGTCCGCGGGGCCGGCGGGCTCGGCTCGTCGAGCCGCCGCGCCACCCACCGCTCGACGGCTTCCCGGTCGAGGTCGCGGAGCCGTCGCCACCCGCACGCCTCGACGACGAGCTGCAGCGCGTGCCGCACGTTGGCGACGTGCCGCGGGGCCACGCTCCGCCGGGCTCCCTTCCCGCGCCGGGCGGCGAGGGCCGCGAGATAGGCCGCGACGTGATCGGCCACGGGGGTATCGGCATGGTCGGCCACTCGCCCCTCCCCGGGCCGCAGCACGCCCCGCCGCTCCAGTTCGGCGCGCCGCTCCAGGTCCGCGAGCACGGCCCGGGCCACGACACGATCCCGGCAGCCGGTCGCCACGCGCCGCTTGCGACCGTCGGCGTCCCGATACTGGGCCGTGAACGTGGTCGCCTCGACGACGATCCCGGGCCGGGTCGCCCGTGGGCCGGTCGCCCGGGCTTCATGCTTCCGGCCATCGGCATCGGTCCACACCGCCACGCGGCGCCGCCCTCGCGTCACGATCCGCGCCCCGGCAGGTAGGGGCCGCGTCACCATCTGGCGGAAAACGATTCCCATGGCGGGTTCCTCCCGGGGGCAGGGGCAGCGTACAGGGTCGTCGGGCTCGCGTCGTCGTCGGTTCAATCCGGGGCCGCGGCAGCCATCAGGCGGCCGCCGGCCCTTCTGCTTTCTGGGATATGTGAACCCCGGTTCACTAGGTTTGACACCCGTGGTTCACTAGGGGTAGGGAACCCCCGTTCCCTAGGTCGGCATCTTCAACCGGTAAGTATTCGGCCTCCCGTCGATGGTCCCCCGTTCCGTCACTTCGATGATGCCGCGATCCTTCAGGCCGGCAACGGCCTTCACGACCCCGCGACGGGTCAGGCCGGCCCGGCGGGCTATGTCGCCCATGCCAGTGCGGGCCGCGCCGCCCCGTTCGTCGCGGTACAGTACGAGCCAGACCCGCAGCTCGGCGCCGCCCAGCTCGCGGAGCATCCGATCGACTATGCCATTCAAGAGCGCCCAGCGGCCCTTGTCCTTCGCCGGGGCCGTCCGAGCCGGCTTCACCCCCGGGGCGGATACAGGCCGTTCCCTTGCGTCCGTGGGGCGTCGAGCCGCAGCTCGTGCCGCAAGGTCGATCGGTGGCGGGCTCATGTGGACGCCTCCGGCGGCGACCATGCGTCGAGCGACACGGCGCCGAAGCCGGTGGCCGGCGCCGTGGGCGGATCAAAGCCGTGCGGATCATCCGCCGCGTGGAAGGTCTGGGCGTCCCCGTCGAACCTCGTCACAAGGTCGCGCGGCTCGACGTTCCGGGATTTGGCACACCGCCACGTAACGGCCACCATCCCGTCGGGTCCGATCACCGGCCGGCCGTCGGCCGTTTCTTCCCTCTCGGCCGCATAGACCAGCTCCGCGGCGTACCCCAGCTCGGCGGTGCCGCGGCAGAGCTGGCCGGCATGGGCCGCCGACGTTGTCGGCTTGGATATCGACGAAACGACGATCATGGCGCACTCGCGGCGGATCGCGAGGTCGCGGAGCATTCCGACGGCTCGATCGAGGTCGGCAACACGGTCACGGCCGCCGTCGGGCACCGCGACGAGCTGAAAGTAGTCCACGACGACGAGCCGCGCCCCGATCCGGGCCACGGCGGCGTCGATCGCCCGCACCGTGAGCGGCTTTTCGTCTGCGAACGTGAGTCGGTCGCCGATTGTTTCCACGACCCGTATGGCGGCGGCACGAGCCTGCGGCAGCCTCCGGCGGGCCTGCTTATGCGTCACTTGCGCGGCCCCTTCCACAATCCCTGAGCCGACCGTGACGAGCCGACCCCCGATTCCCGCGAGGGTCATCTCGCCCGCGGCCCACACCGCGCGGAGGCTCGTGTCCGCGACCAACGCCCCCGCCGTGAGCTGCAGCGCGAGGGCCGATTTCCCAACTTGCGGAGGAGCCCCAAGGACAACGAAGCCGCCGACCGGCAGCCCGCCGTCGGTCGCAAGGTCGAACCACGGGTATCCGGTCGGCACCCCCGGCGTCGTCTCATGCCGCGCCCATCGGTCGATCGCGTCTACGGCGGTCGGCAGTGGCCGCGCCGCTGCGAAGCCGGCCTCGACGGCCGCGAGGGCTTCCCCCAGCTCGGCAAACGCGGCCGCATCGGGGCTTGCGGCGTATCGCTCCGCGGCTTCCCGTGCGACGGAATCGGCGTGGTGCCGCTTCAGCCGCTCGGCCGCGCCGCGAGCGGTGTCGATGGCCCGGCGGCCCGTGTTCACGTAGTCGCACAACGCATCGACAAAGGCGATCCGCACCGGGGAGCCGTCACCGTGGCCGGCCTCCCGCAGCCGCGCGGAAACGTCGCCCGCCGTCGGCGTCACGCCGGCCGCGACGGCTGCGCGGATCACGTCCACGATCGGGCCGTGGATCGGATCGGCGATCACTCCAGGGGGGACGGCATCGACGAGCGCGGCCACGTCACTCGGATGGCGGTCGAGACAGTCAAGCAGCGCAGCCGCGAGCGCGGCCGCGTCGGATTCGGCGGGCGATTCATGGTCAAGGCGGGGTGTCATCGTGTCGGCCCTCCCCGGCGGCGAGCCGCTTTCATCGCGGCTTGGCGGTCGCCCCACTGGAGCGCGAGCCGTGACGCGAGACGAGCGACACCGCGAGCTTTCCAGGACAATCCGGCGGCCATGTAGCCCAAGTACGCCCCCGCGAATGCCACGAGAGCGGTGGCACCCATGGCAGGATCGTCGCCTGCGATGGCGGCCCGACGGCGGGCAATCAGCAGCTCCAGGTCGGCGGCTTCGACAAGATCAGCGCGAGGCATCATCGGGAGGCCCTCCCCTTGCGGCATGAAGGGCAGCCGGCCAAGATCCATTCGCGGATCGCACGGCGCGACCATCTGCGGAGTCGGCCCACCTTCAGGCCGGCGGGCATCTTGCCGGCATCGGCGAGCCGCTCGACGTGCCGGGTGGAAACCCCGCCAAGCATCACGGCCACCCCGTGAACGTCGGTCAGTTCCGGCTCGACCGCCGCTTTCTGCGGGGCGTCGTCCGTCCTATAGACTTGCATCGTCGAATCCTTTCTTTCGCAAGGAGGGGGCTCGATCACCGACGGCTCGGGAGTTGCCGCTCCCGGGCCGTTGTCTTTTGGTTGGCCGGTGGCGCCGGCGATACCGGCGCGATACGGCCTGCATTTCCTTGGCCAGCCGCGCGACCATCGCCGCACGCCAATCGGGCGATCCGGCGGGGGCGGTCATCGCGTCACCGCTTGCCGCGCGATGCACGAGCGCAGCCTCGACGGCGGCGAGCGCGAAGCGGTATCGCTTGCCAGCCCGCAGGCATGGAATCCGGCCGGCTTCGGCTTCCGCCTCCAGCCAGTTCTCGGGCACACGTAACGCGACGGCCAGTTCCGTGAGCGTCAGGAGCGAAGTGGTGTGATTCATGGCCCCTGTTGTGACGGGGGCCATGTGCGCTAATGGCGCTTTCGCGTTGATTTTGCGTTGATTTTGCGGCGCGGCCGTTTTCGTGATCGTTCCGCCTTTTCCGGCGGCGCCGCGAGCTTGTACGCGCCCGTGCCCGCGGGAACGATCATGGTGCCCCACGCGGGATGCTCGCGAAACACCAACGGGAGACGGAACCTATCGCGCTCGATGCTGGAATCGAGCAAGCCGAGAATCGTGCCGGCGTGTAGGCCGAGCCCGGGCGACTTTTCCCATTGTGCCCAAAGCGCTTTCACCGAATCTGCCTGCATTCCGCGACGGAAGTAGTATTCCGTGCCGTACCACACGACGGATGTGAAATCGTCAGAGTGATGCACGACGGGCTTCGCGTCGCCCGGAACCATCGGCGCCGGTTCTGCCGCCGCGGGCGGCCTTGTCAGCCCCCGCAGCGAGTCGATGGCGGGGAGTAGGAATCCGTGCTTCTCCTCCAGCCAATCCTCGCGAGTGGATACGTAGGAATCGACCGTCGCCCGGACCCCCCCAACCCCGTCTGCGTCGCGTTCCATGAGGTAGACGCGAATATCGTCTGACGCGAGCCGGCCAAGCGCCTCGATCGCTTGCTCGCTCACTTCCGCCACCCGCTCGCGGTTTGGCCATGCCTCACACTCCGCCGCAACATCGCTCCGCAGGTTTGCGAGCCTCAGCGGCGCGAGGAGCCGCTGGCGGATCTCGGCCAACTCCTGGAGGATCCCGGCGCCGCTTCGGCCCTTGGCAGTGCTGCCCTCCAGCGCGGCAGCGAACGCTCGCACCACCGCATCGCACTGAGCGATCAGCCGCTCCACCGCGGTTGTCTCGGGCTCGGCCACTGCGGCAGCGGTCGCCTGACGCGGAGCTTTGGAGCGGCGGGAATCCGGCCGCTTGGCCTTTGGCATGACGAGTCTCCCATGTAGCGGCCGGCCGGGCGGCCACGGGCATGGGAGTACCCGCGGCCGGCCCGAGCCGTGAGCGGTAGTCTGGCCAGACTACCGCGACCGAGTTCGTCAGCGTATGTATTCCCCCAGTTGTGGCAACCATTTTTCCGGGCACCGGTATGCACCCGGGCCGCATCCGGTCGCCACCGCTGGGGCCGCGCCCGTGAGCGTGCGGACCGCCGATCAGGCCCGGGAGCCACCCGCGGGCCGGTGTCCGGCTTTCGAGGATTACGCCAGAAGGCCGATCAGGGTCGCGGCCGGCTCCGGATGCTCCCACGCCGCAGACGGGCACCGGAACGGCGGTGCGGCCGATGCCGGGGGCGCGACCATCGCGAAGGCGGGCCGGGCCGGTATCCGGTTGGCTACCAGTTCGCGAAGGTACTACCGGATGCCCCGGCCGATGCCGATGGCCCTCGGATCGCCGCCCTATTGAGGCAGACTTGTCCCACCGCAGGATGCCGCGCAGGGCAAGTCTGCCGCCGCGGGGCGGCGATCCGTAAGGCGTAGGGCGCATTTGCAACTTCTGGTAGTACCTTTTGGTAGCCCGCCGTCCAACGAAACACCAGAAATCCGGGGAAAACGCCACGCCGAAGCGAACGGGGGCTCAATTACTCGGCGGTGAAGGGGCACGCTGGCGGGCTCGTTACGACCGCTTTTTGGCCGGATTCGATCCGCCGTTTTTACCGCCGCCGCAGTCGCCGATCACTCGCGCACGA is from Planctomycetia bacterium and encodes:
- a CDS encoding integrase, coding for MGIVFRQMVTRPLPAGARIVTRGRRRVAVWTDADGRKHEARATGPRATRPGIVVEATTFTAQYRDADGRKRRVATGCRDRVVARAVLADLERRAELERRGVLRPGEGRVADHADTPVADHVAAYLAALAARRGKGARRSVAPRHVANVRHALQLVVEACGWRRLRDLDREAVERWVARRLDEPSPPAPRTVNAKLKSLTAWGNWLVGEGRLGSNPFARLRPLDEADDVRRQRRALTGDELRRLLTVARLRPVAEFGRQTIRVVDHGRPRGSRATWKRSPLTFDDLAAAVERGRGRLRPDVLARLERAGRERAMVYATLVTTGLRRGELAALTVADVRLDDPQPILVLPGAVAKNGQRATMPLRPDVAAELRAWIDERADGVCRARVGIAGTVSIPGDAPLFDVPVALVKILDRDMAAAGIPKRDDRGRTVDVHALRHTFASHLVAAGVAPRVAQAALRHSSLDLTMQHYTDPRLLDVAGALAALPSLPAADSTPAEGRATGTDGGGAVTPPVTPFSAGRGRKRSDSDGNAGCAADGQTKRKAMKTRLLTAETQILPTGIEPVTFSSGG